One Mycolicibacterium crocinum DNA window includes the following coding sequences:
- a CDS encoding IS256 family transposase — MTTLDDVAKKKAAEQSEGQKAAVELVRLAQEQGLSLTGPDGLLKQLTKTVLETALNEEMTEHLGYEKHDPPETGSGNIRNGTRTKTVLTDTTGPVELDVPRDRASTFEPQIVKKRQRRLNGVDEVVLSLYAKGLTTGEISAHFAEIYGASVSKETISRITDKVLEEMNDWSVRPLDETYAAIFIDAIVVKVRDGQVANRPFYAAIGVTLAGERDILGLWAGTGGEGAKFWMSVLTDLRNRGIKDTFFVVCDGLKGLPEVVGNVWPQAIVQTCIIHLLRNTFRLTSRKYWDEIKRDVKPIYTAVNATAARAAFDELAEKWGQRYPAVIRLWDNAWAEFIPFLDYDVEIRRVICSTNAIESLNARYRRAIKARGHFPSEQAALKCLYLVTRSLDPTGVGRARWTMRWKPALNAFAITFADRFPAAETY; from the coding sequence ATGACGACACTGGACGATGTGGCGAAGAAGAAGGCGGCTGAGCAGTCCGAAGGCCAGAAGGCTGCGGTCGAACTGGTCCGATTGGCCCAGGAGCAGGGCTTGTCGCTGACCGGGCCCGACGGGCTGCTCAAGCAGTTGACCAAGACGGTCCTCGAGACCGCGCTCAATGAGGAGATGACCGAGCACCTCGGCTATGAGAAACACGACCCGCCCGAGACGGGGTCGGGCAACATCCGCAACGGCACCCGCACCAAGACGGTGCTGACCGACACCACCGGCCCGGTCGAACTTGACGTGCCGCGCGATCGGGCATCGACCTTCGAGCCTCAGATCGTCAAGAAACGCCAACGTCGCCTGAACGGCGTGGACGAGGTCGTGCTGTCGCTGTACGCGAAGGGCTTGACCACCGGTGAGATCTCGGCGCACTTCGCCGAGATCTACGGGGCGTCGGTATCCAAAGAGACGATCAGCCGCATCACCGACAAGGTGCTTGAGGAGATGAACGACTGGTCGGTGCGACCGCTGGATGAAACCTACGCCGCGATCTTCATCGACGCGATCGTGGTCAAGGTCCGCGACGGCCAAGTCGCCAACCGGCCGTTCTACGCTGCCATCGGGGTCACCCTGGCCGGGGAACGCGACATCCTCGGCTTGTGGGCCGGCACCGGCGGGGAGGGCGCCAAGTTCTGGATGAGCGTGCTCACCGACCTACGCAACCGCGGCATCAAGGACACCTTCTTCGTCGTCTGCGACGGGCTCAAGGGACTGCCCGAGGTGGTGGGCAATGTGTGGCCGCAGGCGATCGTGCAGACGTGCATCATTCATCTGCTGCGCAACACTTTTCGGCTCACGTCCCGCAAGTACTGGGACGAGATCAAGCGCGACGTCAAGCCGATCTACACTGCGGTCAACGCGACCGCGGCTCGGGCGGCGTTCGACGAGCTGGCCGAGAAATGGGGGCAGCGCTACCCGGCAGTGATCCGGCTCTGGGACAACGCCTGGGCGGAGTTCATTCCGTTCCTGGACTACGACGTGGAGATCCGGCGAGTGATCTGCTCGACGAACGCGATCGAGTCGCTCAACGCCCGCTACCGCCGCGCGATCAAGGCCCGCGGACACTTCCCCTCCGAGCAGGCGGCGCTCAAGTGCCTGTATCTGGTGACCCGATCACTGGACCCGACCGGTGTCGGCAGGGCACGATGGACGATGCGGTGGAAACCTGCCCTCAATGCGTTCGCGATCACCTTCGCCGACCGATTCCCGGCAGCCGAAACCTACTGA
- the hcaB gene encoding 3-(cis-5,6-dihydroxycyclohexa-1,3-dien-1-yl)propanoate dehydrogenase — translation MSWLTGRVALVTGGAAGIGLAVVERFLSEGAQVGVLDRSVGDLAGLGYADRKLRAVTGDVTSYADNVRAVHETVDAFGKLDVFVGNAGIFDYFASLMSFDGDDLGGAFDEIFSVNVKGYLLGARAAVPELLKSDAPSIIFTVSNSGFYTSGGGPLYTASKHAVVGVVRELAYELAPKIRVNGVAPGGTITGLRGIEDLGQGETVLSSVPGIADMMSTTNPLQYAQQPADHAGLYVLLASADNSRAVTGVVINSDGGLGVRGMNQPAGGLGLAANVARTDLPTA, via the coding sequence GTGAGCTGGTTGACAGGGCGGGTTGCACTGGTGACCGGTGGGGCGGCCGGAATCGGCTTGGCTGTGGTGGAGCGGTTTTTGTCCGAGGGCGCACAAGTGGGTGTGTTGGATCGCTCGGTAGGCGACCTGGCCGGCCTCGGCTACGCCGACCGCAAACTGAGAGCGGTAACAGGTGACGTGACCTCGTACGCCGACAATGTCAGGGCGGTACACGAGACGGTTGATGCGTTCGGAAAGCTCGATGTGTTCGTCGGCAATGCCGGGATCTTCGATTACTTTGCGTCCCTGATGAGTTTCGACGGAGACGACCTCGGCGGTGCTTTCGACGAGATCTTCTCGGTAAACGTCAAGGGCTACCTCCTTGGCGCCAGGGCCGCGGTTCCTGAACTCCTCAAGAGCGATGCGCCGAGCATCATCTTCACCGTATCCAACTCTGGTTTCTATACCTCCGGTGGCGGCCCGCTATACACCGCGTCTAAGCACGCCGTCGTTGGCGTGGTGCGTGAACTGGCATACGAGTTGGCGCCGAAGATCCGGGTGAACGGAGTCGCGCCCGGCGGCACGATAACAGGATTGCGTGGCATCGAAGACCTGGGTCAGGGCGAAACCGTGTTGTCGTCGGTGCCCGGCATCGCCGACATGATGAGCACGACGAATCCTCTGCAGTACGCCCAGCAGCCTGCCGATCATGCCGGCCTGTACGTGCTGCTCGCGTCGGCGGACAACTCACGCGCGGTGACCGGCGTCGTCATCAACAGTGACGGTGGTTTGGGCGTGCGCGGAATGAATCAGCCGGCCGGAGGACTGGGACTTGCCGCCAACGTCGCCCGGACCGACTTACCGACAGCATGA
- a CDS encoding Rieske 2Fe-2S domain-containing protein, producing the protein MSVVGDKSDIQQLIAAGQEGLARGRMPAGLVANAELHALEAERVFGRCWQFLAHETEVPQAGDYVVRYLGGGSIIVVRGEDGEVRAMANSCRHRGTLLCRTEMGNTSHFRCPYHGWTYRNTGALAGVPAQEEVYGVEMDKNEWSLTQVPRLENYGGLIFGCLDENAPPLADYLGDMTWYLDLISKKTQGGLEVRGEPQRWIIDSNWKLGADNFVGDAYHTLMTHRSAVELGLAPPDPKFASQPAHISLSNGHGLGVLGVPPGQPMPPFMNYPREVVDGLAEAYGDQDQADILQGTAFIHGTVFPNLSFLNVLIGKDQQSMPVPMLTFRLWRPLTHDTMEVWSWFLVEKDAPEDFKQQSYETYVRTFGISGVFEQDDAETWRSITAGTQGILAGSQMLNFEMGLGVLGRDDTWKGPGRPLASGYAERNQREFWARLLELIADSGDGASAHGSQPQARMQSLAGGAEAAS; encoded by the coding sequence ATGTCCGTTGTCGGAGACAAGAGCGACATTCAGCAACTGATTGCAGCGGGTCAAGAAGGACTTGCCAGGGGCCGAATGCCTGCCGGACTGGTCGCCAATGCTGAACTCCACGCGCTCGAAGCCGAGCGGGTGTTCGGCCGGTGCTGGCAGTTCCTGGCCCACGAAACGGAGGTACCTCAGGCCGGGGATTACGTGGTGCGATACCTAGGCGGCGGTTCGATCATCGTCGTCCGCGGCGAGGATGGCGAAGTGCGGGCGATGGCGAATTCGTGTCGGCACCGCGGAACACTGCTGTGCCGCACGGAGATGGGTAACACCTCGCATTTCCGCTGCCCCTATCACGGGTGGACCTACCGGAATACCGGAGCCCTCGCGGGCGTGCCCGCACAAGAAGAGGTCTACGGAGTCGAGATGGACAAGAACGAGTGGAGTTTGACCCAGGTCCCGCGTCTGGAGAACTACGGCGGCCTGATCTTTGGTTGCCTGGACGAGAACGCACCACCTCTGGCCGACTACTTGGGCGATATGACCTGGTATCTCGACCTGATCAGCAAGAAAACCCAGGGTGGTCTGGAGGTGCGTGGTGAGCCGCAGCGTTGGATTATCGACTCCAACTGGAAGCTCGGCGCGGACAATTTTGTCGGGGACGCCTACCACACGTTGATGACGCACCGTTCGGCGGTGGAACTGGGTCTGGCGCCGCCCGATCCGAAATTCGCGTCGCAGCCCGCCCATATCAGCCTCTCCAACGGTCACGGGCTTGGCGTCCTCGGTGTGCCACCGGGTCAACCAATGCCGCCCTTTATGAACTATCCGCGAGAGGTCGTCGACGGGCTCGCCGAGGCTTACGGCGACCAGGACCAGGCAGATATTCTGCAGGGGACGGCCTTCATCCACGGAACGGTCTTTCCCAACCTTTCTTTCCTCAACGTCCTCATCGGTAAGGACCAGCAGTCAATGCCGGTGCCGATGCTGACGTTTCGGCTGTGGCGTCCATTGACGCACGACACGATGGAAGTATGGTCGTGGTTTCTCGTCGAAAAGGACGCCCCAGAAGACTTCAAACAACAGTCGTACGAGACCTACGTCCGAACCTTCGGCATTTCCGGCGTGTTCGAACAGGATGACGCCGAGACCTGGCGCTCGATCACTGCGGGAACTCAGGGCATTCTCGCCGGCAGCCAGATGCTCAACTTCGAAATGGGCCTGGGCGTGCTGGGCAGAGACGACACATGGAAGGGGCCCGGTCGACCCCTGGCCAGCGGGTACGCAGAGCGCAACCAACGTGAGTTCTGGGCCCGCCTGCTGGAGTTGATCGCCGACTCAGGCGACGGCGCGAGCGCACATGGCTCACAACCTCAAGCCCGCATGCAGTCTCTGGCCGGCGGCGCGGAGGCAGCCTCGTGA
- a CDS encoding aromatic-ring-hydroxylating dioxygenase subunit beta, producing MVATLEQQVLLRSEVEDFLFEQAELLDEGRFHEWLGLCTEDIRYIIPVRLSRERANGEGNSSTMTHWDDDYAGLQLRVLRLDTEYAWAEDPPSRIRHNVSNVRVRPASEPDEYDVRSNVLVFRNRGDSPKYDLISAKRQDVIRRCETGLRLASRRVVLDHAVLGTHNLAFFF from the coding sequence ATGGTAGCAACTCTCGAACAGCAGGTACTCCTCCGCAGCGAGGTAGAGGACTTCTTATTCGAACAGGCGGAATTGCTCGACGAGGGCCGGTTTCACGAGTGGCTGGGATTGTGCACCGAAGACATCCGCTACATCATCCCGGTACGCCTCAGCAGAGAACGCGCCAATGGCGAAGGGAATTCGTCGACAATGACGCATTGGGATGACGACTACGCAGGATTGCAGTTGCGGGTTCTGCGGTTGGACACCGAATATGCATGGGCTGAAGATCCGCCCTCACGGATCCGACACAACGTGTCGAATGTGCGGGTGCGCCCCGCGTCCGAGCCGGACGAATACGATGTCCGATCCAACGTGCTCGTGTTCCGCAACAGGGGGGACAGCCCTAAGTACGATCTCATCTCCGCGAAGCGCCAAGACGTCATCCGGCGGTGTGAGACGGGCCTGCGACTGGCGAGCCGACGGGTGGTGCTCGATCACGCCGTCCTCGGCACGCACAACCTGGCCTTCTTTTTCTAG
- a CDS encoding dihydrodiol dehydrogenase has protein sequence MTREPEMTTTIANEFAVVTVDKVYTRNGERLEIASPRLGFRIQLDPLELESLSWQTKESFSRLLQDPFGPGH, from the coding sequence GTGACCCGCGAGCCCGAGATGACAACGACTATCGCGAACGAGTTCGCCGTAGTCACCGTCGACAAGGTGTACACCCGCAACGGAGAGCGGTTGGAGATTGCCAGTCCCCGCCTCGGTTTCCGGATCCAGCTCGATCCACTAGAACTCGAGAGTCTGTCATGGCAAACCAAGGAGAGCTTTTCTCGGTTGCTTCAGGACCCTTTCGGTCCGGGCCATTAA
- a CDS encoding ferredoxin — MAALHFTDRRKDVCFENSSTRTHAIREVWAQVIHAEVDPRRCCGYRLCLDVAPGVFAINSAGKAESVVSDIPADQEQAARAAAQECPSAAITIRAAGPQQ; from the coding sequence GTGGCGGCCCTCCACTTCACGGATCGTCGAAAGGACGTCTGTTTTGAGAACAGCTCGACTCGAACCCATGCGATACGCGAGGTCTGGGCACAAGTGATTCATGCAGAAGTCGATCCACGCCGGTGCTGCGGCTACCGCTTATGCCTGGACGTCGCGCCAGGTGTCTTCGCGATCAATTCGGCTGGAAAGGCAGAATCAGTCGTAAGCGACATTCCGGCTGATCAAGAGCAGGCCGCCCGCGCTGCCGCGCAGGAATGCCCGTCGGCAGCGATCACCATTCGCGCTGCCGGACCCCAGCAATGA
- a CDS encoding NAD(P)/FAD-dependent oxidoreductase, whose translation MTQRTVVLIGGGLAAVHAAETLREEGFDGKIYLFSAEAHFPYDRPPLSKGMLTGAVTVDDCSLRLPSWYADRQIDMMLGARVDALDVRNRSVRLASGGVVAFDLALLATGARVRWPGRLCVESDKVLPLRTLDDALAIRSHLVAGASVAVVGGGFIGAELASSARELGCQVTMFEAASAPFYRTLGHTVGVIFAEFYTDHGVVVTTDVPIAEVCTEADGVRITAGDGRVWHVDVAVIGVGADPNVELAAAAGLQVSDGVEVDEHCATSAPHVYAAGDVVNRPEPIFGGRTRVEHWQNAQQMGIAAARAMLGRNEVFADAPWFWSDQFGLNIQVAGFPQRADRVITRGSLASDTFTAYYLHGTALVGVLGVNATKDVHLGRRLIGERVIVNTGVLADGTAQLSDAVVDAACSMS comes from the coding sequence ATGACACAGCGCACAGTCGTTCTGATCGGCGGCGGACTAGCGGCCGTGCACGCTGCCGAGACGTTGCGCGAGGAGGGTTTCGACGGAAAAATCTATCTGTTCTCCGCAGAAGCTCACTTCCCGTACGACCGCCCCCCGCTGTCCAAGGGGATGCTCACCGGGGCAGTCACCGTCGATGACTGTTCGCTGAGGTTGCCGTCGTGGTATGCCGACCGCCAGATCGACATGATGCTCGGCGCGCGGGTCGACGCGCTCGACGTCCGAAACCGGTCTGTTCGGCTGGCTTCCGGAGGTGTGGTCGCTTTCGATCTCGCCCTATTGGCTACCGGCGCACGGGTACGGTGGCCAGGTCGGCTGTGTGTGGAATCGGACAAGGTGCTCCCGCTACGCACTCTCGACGATGCCCTTGCCATCAGGTCGCATCTTGTCGCAGGCGCTTCGGTCGCCGTTGTCGGTGGCGGATTCATCGGCGCTGAACTCGCCTCGAGCGCTCGCGAACTAGGTTGCCAGGTAACGATGTTCGAAGCGGCATCGGCACCCTTTTACCGCACACTCGGTCACACGGTGGGCGTGATATTCGCCGAGTTTTACACCGACCATGGAGTCGTAGTCACGACAGACGTGCCGATCGCCGAGGTGTGCACTGAAGCAGACGGGGTTCGGATCACCGCCGGCGACGGCCGGGTATGGCATGTCGACGTGGCTGTGATTGGAGTCGGCGCCGACCCGAACGTCGAGCTGGCCGCGGCGGCCGGATTGCAGGTCTCGGACGGTGTCGAGGTCGATGAGCACTGCGCGACCTCGGCACCGCACGTGTATGCGGCAGGCGATGTCGTGAACCGCCCGGAGCCCATCTTTGGCGGTCGAACCCGAGTCGAGCACTGGCAGAATGCCCAGCAAATGGGGATTGCGGCTGCGCGAGCCATGTTGGGACGCAACGAAGTATTCGCCGACGCGCCGTGGTTCTGGTCTGACCAATTCGGGTTGAACATCCAGGTCGCTGGATTTCCGCAGCGTGCGGACCGGGTCATTACGCGGGGCAGCCTCGCCTCGGATACGTTCACCGCCTACTACTTGCACGGCACCGCGCTGGTGGGGGTGCTCGGGGTCAATGCGACGAAAGATGTGCATCTGGGTCGCCGACTGATCGGCGAACGGGTCATCGTCAACACCGGAGTTCTCGCCGATGGAACCGCGCAACTCAGCGATGCTGTGGTGGACGCCGCGTGCTCCATGAGCTGA
- a CDS encoding AraC family transcriptional regulator: MRTQQLSAAENIASRIFTPHRLRFSGRGQRLNARLSAARIGAVTVGYLGYSADVRLDNSTALDDYHINVPLTGHAESWCGTQTALATPTQAAVFLPGCPAGIVWAADCAQLCVKFSRVDLELELEGLLGRPLARPLNFTHAMSLTADSSRTWLSVLSVLCREFTHSESVVQRPMIGRHFEQLLMHGFLLAQPQYQSMTLDVEQQAAPPPKVVRTALDLIEGHPERSWTTTDLARDVGISVRALQEGFRRHVGLPPLTYLREVRLNRAHAELAASAPDAVTVAHIAMKWGFGHLGRFGTAYRRKFGVTPQHTLRAS; encoded by the coding sequence GTGCGCACCCAACAGTTGAGCGCGGCCGAGAACATCGCTTCGCGGATTTTTACGCCCCACCGTCTCCGGTTCTCCGGACGCGGCCAACGACTAAACGCAAGGCTCAGCGCCGCACGAATCGGTGCTGTGACCGTCGGCTATCTCGGGTACAGCGCAGATGTCCGACTCGACAATTCGACTGCGCTGGATGATTACCACATCAACGTTCCTCTCACCGGACACGCCGAGTCGTGGTGCGGCACACAGACAGCTCTAGCCACACCCACACAGGCCGCGGTGTTTCTCCCGGGCTGCCCTGCCGGCATTGTGTGGGCCGCTGATTGTGCCCAGCTGTGCGTGAAGTTCAGCCGTGTGGATCTCGAACTCGAACTCGAGGGCCTGCTCGGGCGACCCTTAGCCAGGCCGCTGAACTTTACGCACGCCATGAGCCTCACGGCCGACAGCAGTCGCACCTGGCTCTCCGTGCTATCGGTCTTGTGTCGGGAGTTCACTCACTCAGAGAGCGTCGTGCAACGCCCGATGATCGGGCGACACTTCGAACAGTTGCTCATGCACGGGTTTCTTCTCGCCCAACCTCAGTACCAGTCGATGACGCTCGATGTGGAGCAACAGGCGGCGCCTCCGCCCAAAGTGGTCAGAACCGCACTCGACTTGATCGAGGGACACCCCGAAAGAAGTTGGACGACAACCGATCTTGCTCGCGACGTTGGTATCAGCGTCCGCGCTCTCCAAGAGGGCTTCAGGCGGCACGTCGGACTTCCCCCGCTGACGTATCTGCGCGAAGTTCGGCTCAATCGTGCGCACGCAGAACTCGCGGCGTCCGCTCCGGATGCCGTTACTGTCGCTCACATAGCGATGAAGTGGGGCTTTGGGCATCTTGGCCGCTTCGGTACGGCATATCGGCGTAAGTTCGGGGTCACTCCGCAACATACGTTGCGTGCGAGCTGA
- a CDS encoding ketopantoate reductase family protein, with protein sequence MRVVILGAGGLGTVLGGYLANAGVDVTLVGRRAHAEAIARNGLHITGRRGELLIRDNVQAVDEAGKVTGPVDYLVLAVKGKDTAQALADAAPLRDVIGTVLSVQNSVEKDATLANWLGRDRVIGASTIEGGTLVAPGVVRNHLSAKVTAYFGELDGSSSARVDMLTAAFNAAGLPAAAVGNIEQVEWEKLAQIALAAAWSVTALGAIRGASVFEGMEVPEGATYFVALAKDLLAVYRAKGYEPMNFYAPLSRLKELDALPTAEAIDFVIGQGKAMRTQGMSGHPSMYEDVLRGRKTEVDFMLAPYLAAAEELAIDVPTLRVAYQIIKTIDRFLA encoded by the coding sequence ATGCGCGTCGTGATCCTCGGCGCCGGCGGCCTCGGTACGGTCCTGGGCGGTTATTTGGCCAACGCGGGGGTAGACGTAACCCTCGTCGGCAGGCGAGCGCACGCGGAAGCCATCGCGCGCAACGGCCTGCATATCACAGGCCGTCGGGGCGAGCTGCTGATCAGGGATAACGTGCAGGCGGTGGACGAGGCAGGCAAGGTTACGGGACCCGTCGATTACCTCGTCCTGGCGGTGAAGGGCAAAGACACCGCGCAGGCGCTAGCGGATGCCGCTCCGTTGCGTGATGTCATAGGCACCGTCTTGTCGGTGCAGAACAGCGTGGAGAAGGACGCGACGCTCGCGAACTGGCTTGGTCGTGACCGGGTGATCGGAGCGTCCACTATCGAAGGCGGCACGTTGGTCGCGCCTGGCGTCGTGCGCAACCACCTTTCAGCCAAGGTGACCGCTTACTTCGGCGAACTGGACGGATCGTCCAGCGCGCGCGTCGACATGCTGACGGCTGCCTTCAACGCTGCGGGCCTTCCTGCGGCGGCCGTGGGCAACATCGAGCAGGTCGAATGGGAAAAGCTGGCCCAGATCGCGCTGGCCGCAGCGTGGTCGGTCACGGCGCTGGGCGCGATCCGCGGCGCCTCGGTCTTCGAGGGCATGGAGGTGCCTGAGGGAGCGACGTACTTCGTCGCGCTGGCGAAAGACCTTCTGGCGGTCTATCGGGCAAAGGGATACGAGCCGATGAACTTCTACGCGCCTCTGTCGCGGCTGAAGGAACTCGACGCGCTCCCGACGGCCGAGGCGATCGATTTCGTCATCGGGCAGGGCAAAGCAATGCGCACACAGGGAATGTCGGGCCACCCCTCGATGTATGAGGATGTTTTGCGAGGACGTAAGACCGAGGTCGACTTTATGCTGGCGCCGTACCTCGCCGCCGCTGAAGAATTGGCCATTGACGTGCCGACGCTGCGGGTGGCCTACCAGATCATCAAAACCATCGACCGATTCCTGGCCTAG
- a CDS encoding dihydrodipicolinate synthase family protein codes for MTITTQVGPDFRAWATEYLRNFYMCPVTPLTADFELDEEGLRRNIDAFVEMGCTGLVVGGFFAEGWNMTLAEWRRYHEVVADSAAGRLPLFTIILESSAYQAIEKMRFVESLGFTGAEIMNPSVQLKTDDDVVSYFDFVAPATGLALVLYRTPVSGFVYSHDAVNRIAEHPNVVGIKNGTLSWTDSIALRRKFGDRLVISEPNERYWAHDAALFGGRVLYGELSLILYGKWRPDLHRYTDLALEGDLAAALPVSAKLDGIREAYDEVLIRRIAATGSYVAAMPYLKAWFELLGLCAGPVRPPVKARLSAPERELLQQQLVAAGAI; via the coding sequence ATGACCATCACGACACAGGTCGGACCGGATTTCAGGGCATGGGCCACCGAGTATCTCCGGAACTTCTACATGTGTCCCGTCACGCCACTCACCGCGGATTTCGAGCTCGACGAAGAAGGTCTGCGGCGCAACATCGACGCGTTTGTGGAGATGGGCTGTACTGGACTTGTCGTAGGCGGGTTCTTCGCTGAGGGCTGGAACATGACACTGGCCGAATGGCGGCGTTACCACGAGGTAGTCGCGGATTCGGCCGCGGGCCGCCTTCCCCTGTTTACGATCATCCTGGAGTCGTCGGCATACCAGGCAATCGAAAAGATGCGCTTCGTGGAGTCGCTCGGCTTCACCGGTGCCGAGATCATGAACCCGTCGGTGCAGCTCAAGACCGACGACGACGTCGTTTCGTACTTCGACTTCGTGGCCCCCGCCACCGGGCTGGCACTGGTGCTCTACCGCACGCCGGTCTCTGGTTTCGTATACAGCCATGACGCCGTCAACCGGATCGCCGAGCACCCGAACGTCGTCGGCATCAAGAACGGCACGCTGAGCTGGACCGACAGCATCGCGTTGCGGCGCAAATTCGGAGACCGGCTAGTGATCAGCGAGCCGAACGAGCGCTATTGGGCGCACGACGCTGCTCTGTTCGGCGGACGCGTCCTCTACGGCGAGCTCTCCCTCATCCTTTACGGGAAGTGGCGACCGGACCTGCACCGTTACACCGACCTGGCGTTGGAAGGTGATCTGGCAGCGGCACTGCCCGTGTCGGCAAAGCTGGACGGGATCCGCGAGGCCTACGACGAGGTGCTGATCCGCCGCATCGCGGCCACCGGCTCGTATGTCGCGGCCATGCCCTATCTAAAGGCGTGGTTCGAGCTGCTGGGGCTGTGTGCAGGTCCGGTGCGGCCGCCCGTCAAAGCCCGGCTGTCGGCTCCGGAACGGGAATTGCTGCAACAGCAGCTTGTGGCCGCAGGGGCCATTTGA
- a CDS encoding IclR family transcriptional regulator produces the protein MAGNTSTPGTSVASRLLRMVAAFDERHRTLTLSELAGRASLPMATAHRLAAELVAGGALQRRTDGRFEVGRLMWSAGLLAPVGGGLRQVAEPFLHDVYAATLATVHLAVRDGNEVLYLERMMGRASVPILSTVGSRLPMHCTGVGKVLLAHAPREVQDQVFANLTPITPYTITQPAVLSRQLEGVRREGLATTVEEMSLGACSLAVPIVRQSDDAVVAAIAVVVPSLKRGRQRLLGALQVAARGIVRLL, from the coding sequence GTGGCGGGAAATACCTCAACGCCCGGCACCAGCGTCGCTTCCCGTTTGCTGCGCATGGTCGCCGCCTTCGATGAGCGGCACCGGACACTGACGCTGTCCGAACTGGCGGGTAGGGCCAGCCTGCCGATGGCCACGGCCCACCGGCTGGCTGCCGAACTGGTTGCGGGCGGGGCGTTGCAGCGCCGCACGGACGGTCGTTTCGAGGTCGGCCGACTGATGTGGAGCGCTGGGCTGCTCGCCCCGGTCGGAGGCGGATTACGGCAGGTCGCAGAGCCGTTCTTGCACGATGTCTACGCGGCAACGCTCGCCACCGTGCACCTCGCGGTACGCGACGGCAACGAAGTATTGTACCTCGAGCGGATGATGGGTAGGGCATCCGTGCCGATACTTAGCACCGTCGGCAGCAGGTTGCCGATGCACTGCACCGGCGTCGGCAAGGTGCTGTTGGCGCACGCGCCACGCGAAGTCCAGGATCAGGTGTTTGCCAATCTGACTCCGATTACTCCCTACACAATCACCCAGCCTGCGGTGCTGTCCCGACAGTTGGAGGGGGTGCGGCGCGAGGGGTTGGCTACCACCGTGGAAGAGATGTCGCTAGGCGCCTGTTCACTGGCCGTGCCGATCGTCCGGCAGTCCGACGACGCTGTGGTGGCCGCGATCGCCGTCGTAGTTCCGTCCTTGAAGCGAGGTCGCCAGCGACTGCTCGGCGCCCTGCAGGTGGCTGCCCGCGGCATCGTCCGGCTGCTGTGA
- the pcaH gene encoding protocatechuate 3,4-dioxygenase subunit beta: MTAVIDRDPDGGLPTQQAISAEIEAIESEYQRAGIEETQPRLGYPPYRSSLLRHPTKDLHHADPEGVELWTPCFSERDVHPLESDLTIQHSGEPIGERIVVTGRVVDGDGRPVRRQLVEIWQANAGGRYIHKRDQHPSAIDPNFTGVGRCLTDDDGSYRFTTIKPGPYPWRNHRNAWRPAHIHFSVFGTEFTQRLITQMYFPGDPLFALDPIYQSITDRKARDRLIANYDHDVTTHEWATGYRWDIILTGATRTPAEDPHRGSEHR, encoded by the coding sequence ATGACAGCAGTGATCGACCGCGATCCCGACGGCGGGTTGCCGACGCAGCAGGCGATCAGCGCGGAGATCGAGGCGATCGAGTCCGAGTACCAGCGCGCTGGCATCGAGGAGACGCAGCCGCGGCTCGGCTACCCGCCCTACCGCAGCAGCCTGCTGCGTCATCCCACGAAGGACCTACACCACGCTGACCCGGAGGGCGTCGAGCTGTGGACGCCCTGCTTTTCCGAACGCGACGTGCATCCGCTTGAATCGGACCTCACCATCCAGCACTCAGGCGAACCCATCGGCGAACGGATAGTGGTGACCGGCCGGGTGGTCGACGGCGACGGACGGCCGGTGCGACGTCAACTCGTCGAGATCTGGCAGGCCAACGCCGGCGGTCGCTACATCCACAAGCGTGATCAACACCCGTCCGCGATCGACCCCAACTTCACCGGCGTCGGCCGCTGCCTGACCGATGACGACGGAAGCTACCGCTTCACCACGATCAAGCCAGGGCCGTATCCGTGGAGGAACCACCGCAACGCTTGGCGCCCAGCCCACATCCACTTCTCGGTGTTCGGAACGGAATTCACGCAACGGCTGATCACCCAGATGTACTTCCCCGGCGACCCGTTGTTCGCGCTGGACCCGATCTATCAGTCGATCACCGACCGAAAGGCCCGAGACCGACTGATTGCCAACTACGACCACGACGTCACCACCCACGAATGGGCCACCGGTTACCGGTGGGACATCATCCTCACCGGCGCGACGCGCACTCCGGCCGAGGATCCCCACCGCGGAAGCGAACACCGATGA